A DNA window from Ranitomeya imitator isolate aRanImi1 chromosome 2, aRanImi1.pri, whole genome shotgun sequence contains the following coding sequences:
- the FHL1 gene encoding four and a half LIM domains protein 1 isoform X1: MAFERHSGPRQYTVGTMSERFDCHYCRAPLQGKKYVEKDGHKCCVKCFEKICANTCAECRKPIGVDSKELHYKSRYWHDACFRCAKCYHPLANEQFIFKDNKIMCSKCATREDAVRCTGCHKLIESGGQNVEYKGSAWHEECFTCSNCKQSIGAGSFFPKGADIFCVNCHEQKFAKHCVKCKNLITSGGITYQDQPWHGDCFVCETCNKKLAGQRFTAVEDHYYCVDCYKTFVAKKCSGCNNPITGFGKGSNVVNYEGHCWHEYCFNCKKCSLSLANKRFVRQDEQIYCPDCAKKL; the protein is encoded by the exons GTCCGCGCCAATATACTGTGGGCACAATGTCTGAACGCTTTGATTGCCACTACTGCAGAGCTCCCCTCCAAGGAAAGAAGTATGTGGAGAAGGATGGACACAAATGTTGTGTAAAGTGCTTCGAGAAAATCTGCGCCAACACTTGTGCCGAGTGCAGGAAACCCATTGGAGTGGATTCCAAG GAGCTGCATTATAAGAGCCGTTACTGGCATGATGCCTGCTTCCGCTGTGCCAAGTGCTACCATCCTTTGGCCAACGAACAGTTTATTTTCAAAGACAATAAAATTATGTGTTCTAAATGTGCCACCCGGGAGGACGCCGTGCGCTGCACCGGATGCCACAAGCTGATCGAGTCCG GTGGACAGAATGTGGAGTATAAGGGAAGTGCCTGGCATGAGGAATGCTTTACATGCAGCAACTGTAAGCAGTCCATAGGGGCAGGAAGCTTCTTCCCCAAAGGAGCCGATATTTTTTGTGTCAACTGTCATGAGCAAAAGTTTGCCAAACACTGTGTGAAGTGCAAAAAT CTGATCACATCTGGAGGGATAACCTATCAAGATCAGCCCTGGCACGGTGATTGTTTTGTGTGTGAAACTTGCAACAAAAAGCTAGCCGGCCAGCGCTTCACTGCTGTTGAGGATCACTACTATTGTGTGGATTGCTACAAGACTTTTGTGGCCAAGAAGTGTTCTGGCTGCAACAACCCAATAACAG GATTTGGAAAAGGATCCAATGTGGTGAATTATGAAGGGCATTGTTGGCACGAGTATTGCTTCAATTGTAAGAAGTGCTCTCTGTCCTTGGCTAACAAGCGTTTTGTACGTCAGGATGAGCAGATCTACTGTCCTGACTGTGCCAAGAAGCTTTAA
- the FHL1 gene encoding four and a half LIM domains protein 1 isoform X2 yields the protein MSERFDCHYCRAPLQGKKYVEKDGHKCCVKCFEKICANTCAECRKPIGVDSKELHYKSRYWHDACFRCAKCYHPLANEQFIFKDNKIMCSKCATREDAVRCTGCHKLIESGGQNVEYKGSAWHEECFTCSNCKQSIGAGSFFPKGADIFCVNCHEQKFAKHCVKCKNLITSGGITYQDQPWHGDCFVCETCNKKLAGQRFTAVEDHYYCVDCYKTFVAKKCSGCNNPITGFGKGSNVVNYEGHCWHEYCFNCKKCSLSLANKRFVRQDEQIYCPDCAKKL from the exons ATGTCTGAACGCTTTGATTGCCACTACTGCAGAGCTCCCCTCCAAGGAAAGAAGTATGTGGAGAAGGATGGACACAAATGTTGTGTAAAGTGCTTCGAGAAAATCTGCGCCAACACTTGTGCCGAGTGCAGGAAACCCATTGGAGTGGATTCCAAG GAGCTGCATTATAAGAGCCGTTACTGGCATGATGCCTGCTTCCGCTGTGCCAAGTGCTACCATCCTTTGGCCAACGAACAGTTTATTTTCAAAGACAATAAAATTATGTGTTCTAAATGTGCCACCCGGGAGGACGCCGTGCGCTGCACCGGATGCCACAAGCTGATCGAGTCCG GTGGACAGAATGTGGAGTATAAGGGAAGTGCCTGGCATGAGGAATGCTTTACATGCAGCAACTGTAAGCAGTCCATAGGGGCAGGAAGCTTCTTCCCCAAAGGAGCCGATATTTTTTGTGTCAACTGTCATGAGCAAAAGTTTGCCAAACACTGTGTGAAGTGCAAAAAT CTGATCACATCTGGAGGGATAACCTATCAAGATCAGCCCTGGCACGGTGATTGTTTTGTGTGTGAAACTTGCAACAAAAAGCTAGCCGGCCAGCGCTTCACTGCTGTTGAGGATCACTACTATTGTGTGGATTGCTACAAGACTTTTGTGGCCAAGAAGTGTTCTGGCTGCAACAACCCAATAACAG GATTTGGAAAAGGATCCAATGTGGTGAATTATGAAGGGCATTGTTGGCACGAGTATTGCTTCAATTGTAAGAAGTGCTCTCTGTCCTTGGCTAACAAGCGTTTTGTACGTCAGGATGAGCAGATCTACTGTCCTGACTGTGCCAAGAAGCTTTAA